The DNA window tttcaataactatCCTCCGAAAAggcattttcatttgaactCACGTTTAATGACgtcaaattttaataacagACGCAAACGGATATTTCGGGGTAATGGATCCAGGCACAGTTGTGGAAGGTGATACTATCAATTTAACGTGTGGCGCTTCCGCTTACAACTTCACGAATAATATTGCCTGGGAGGTAAACAACTCCACGGAACACGGTAagattgtcaaaattttgtttcacatTCTTTGATATACCTCAGATTCGTATAAACGAGCAGACTCAAATATAGTATTTACTGCATAAAGTTTCGTGAAATTTGTTTTAGAAAGGCTATCCATTACAAACCGAACGACAAAATTCACCTTCCAATCGATACTTCAAATTTCTGATGTGAAAAAATCGGATTCTGGAGAATACGTTTGTAGAGCTGTGAATAAAGATAATCACAACACGACGGCGGTGTCGTACGAGTTGTCGGTAATGGGTAAGTGGATTATGGTGATTTCGATTTCGATGTACTGAGTGCACTAACAATAAGCGTACCTTTATTCTCTTCGCCACTTTACGCTGTTAGAAAGAAATCAAAGTACACCCAATATGAGATACTAGAACCACAAGGTCttagaaaaatctgaaatgtatatgtatgtgtagAGTGGCTGCTCAGGTTTTCAATTGGCTGTTTTAGATGCGCGTGTTCCGTCAATCAATGACGAATCAACCACGAACAAcactgaaattgaaattgactTGATCAACGACGAACACGCCAAAGTGAGACTTACGTGCTTTGCCGATGGGATGCCAAATCCGGAAGTAACATGGCTGAAGGTAGTTAAAAATATCTTATAACTACCAACTATTCCCAGCTAATTTTTTCCCTGATACGATTGTTCCGGCAAAtgtcaataaatatttccTATAACTTACATTGAGATGAAGGAATTGCGAAGATAAATGAAACTTAGTTGATCCCACTACGCCGTGAGGTTAGATACGGCGAAATCAATGTCAAGACTAGTCACGCTCCCTACGTAGTTGAAAGTATTTCGTTTAGCCAGCTACGCCCATATTTAAGAgatatattttgatatttaagCGAAGTAAGTTAcgtttttcatacaattttaCAAAGAATTGAGGCAAAATGACTGTTGGTGCAGCGAGGATTGTCCAACCTCATGGTAAGGTTGGCAGTACTTCACTTATTTCTCAGTGTAAACATTTATTCtcgttaaattttatataGGATGGCAAACCACTCATCAAACACAGCGAACAGTACgcaatttcacaaaataattcTGAGCTGTACATCAAATACTTTCGCGGTTCCGCAGACGGCGGAAATTACTCATGCCAAGCTAAAAATCGTGTCGGCACTATCGAGAGatatatgaatattataatcACAGGTAAAATTCTCCGAATGATTCCAGAACGTAACTTGTACactaatatttattaatatctTTCGCATTCGGCTATCTTGTCACTGTCACctaattcgtatagaatcgaacgCGCATTTTCTTCCAGaccgtaaaaaaaatagcTTAATGCGAAAGGCAATACTGAATATTACTGTACATGGGTATCACCTAGAAGCCAAAATAATGATCGTGGTACAATTTACAGTTGAACAGTCAAACTATGAAATAATATGGATCAGTTTGGTCTGCGTTCTGAGCGCAATACTCGTTGCACTGTTGATATATACGACGCTGAAAGTTAAACGAGCAAAGGTAAGTATATTGTTGGCACTTTTGCTACAGAAACCAAAACAATGTTCACTTGGTTTTATTTACGCAGCATTTAAAAAAGGAATTCCGAAGGATGGCGCTGTCGGAACTTGATCAACGGCCCTCTGAAGACTCTGTGAACGACGAAGATGAGCTAATATCCAATAATCAAGAATCCCCTCGAGATCGGCTCATTGGAATGTAAAGATTTATGTAGATTATTAGCCTCTAAGAGCTTGCcattattttatacttgaataatatttttttacgaataacTTCTTTTATACTCCAAATCCAATTATACGATAAACCTATTTGTAGATAATATGAATTACATAAATATGATCGAAACGTATTTCTTCATAACCAGGAAGTAAAACATGCATACACGCTATACAGATATGTAACTTGTACATCAAACACTTAAAGCATCTTATATATTTCCGGTCATACCGGACACCAAATGATCGTATTATGTCAAattaaaacaatttgaaagaatataatgtatgtattttGACTGTGTACAACACATAACCGGCCTATTCCGTGTACACATAAATACGTATTTCTTTCCCCAATGGTCCCACTCTTATCTTGCGCAAAGAATTATAACCAATTTCATCCATTATATCTTCCAATCACGAGAAGCATCGGAAAGAATACTGCTGAGGTACatacgtacagtaatttgatcAATATCACGTCATTGAGCTCTTCTTTGGCCAGGGCTggttttttgtattttcttatatttcatCATTAGGTAACGAGGCTCTAAGTCATTGGAAGCGACCGAACAACTTTCCTTGCAATAAGGTTGAAACCATCTGCTGTTCTTTAACTAATAAGATTTGTACGCATTCTGTCAATTTTACATCAGGGTCTATTCTTCACCTGCAATCTTTACACAGCGTCAAGGGAATTTATAAACGAAAACAATAATCATTCACAAATCTTCCATTATCAAAGTATGTTATTTGGATTCCTGCGGCTTGATGCCTCATCCTGCACAAAGAAAAACATTGCAACTGACAAGGAGTAACGTTATGCCACCTTGTAGAGATGGCCAGATAATTTATGTGAATTACCTACGATTGTGTAAATGCACAGTAATAGTACTTTCAATGAAACAGCTGTGGTATTTCAACTAGTTTTCATCAATGTTAAAAACCCACAATCTACTTTACGTTGATAACTAAATGGATAGAGAGACTCTATTTTATAATATGCCTTGTTTGTATCTCACGATAGATTCAAATACATCTCGGATATTAATATACAACCATCCGAACGTCACAAATTCGAATGCGCGGTTCTCTGCGCGCTCACCATGCGCGCATGACATCGACATCCGAGTTTCATTGTCTAGAACGGCCTGTCCACGGTCTTCTATACAGGTCTGGCGACTCGGCCGGTTTTATGGTGGTGGGGGTGACCTGCTTAACGGTCCCTTTTTCAATAGTTTGTTCTACTACCGCATAAGTCGTTGCGATTGAAGATCATTGAATCGCATGAGCCCTTCACTTGTGTGAGGTTCATTAACGAAACCCTTTTCAGCATGCGACTCTAGCGGTAAATGTGAGAACTATGGAAAACAGGCCTGTAAAGCGGGACACCCTCTCCACTAGAGTTACAAGACCTATATAGAATGTATAGAAGACCGTGGGCCTGTCTCATGTGTATCCTGCATCATTAGTGTTATCTACTGTCAGTAGATGCAGTAAATATAGATCGTTTCATCAACAATACCTATTTCGTGTCAGAGGTTGATAGTGAGTCGAGAACATGACAAAGCATTGAAAAACACGGGCGTGGGCTCTAACAGGTTTCCTTCCAATCGACGATAGAAGAATTGTCATACGTAAATACATGGTGGAAAATCCATGCATCTTCGCATACTCCTGATTGTGAGTCAAAATCAAGAGGCACCCTTTTTCCGAATACCACAACCGGGTGAATAATCGCGAGCGCGATAACAGGAACGGATGTGTCACCGTTTTGCAATCCATTCCGATTGCAGTCTCACGTGCGTAAGACgtataaacaaatattatgtAGGCGTGTTTACATGCTTATCAGCGTTATCAGCTACTCAGCCCCAACAGTAGTTTGACATCAGTCTAGTAATTATcgttattgaaattgaaaattcatggTCACAGACTCCGTCAAGGGTTGTGGCATCAGAATTGAGCCACCCAAAGACCGAGTTTAGCATTCAACGCTTTTGGACGGCTGCCTAAACATGAACATCGAAGGCTCTGGCTGTGGAGAATTGCAGCAACTGGTCCAGGAGGAAGAGGGCGAAGAGCCTCCCAGCCGTGGCGCAGAGGTTACGCCTCCTTCGACTCCTGCCAAGTCGAATCGGCAGAGTAAAAACGATCCGCAGAATGTTCACATCTCGGTAAGAGCAACGATTGACTTGAGCGCAACACGTTAAATTTCAAAAGCTCAAATTCGTATGCTTGTTTTCGGTAAAGAATGGTTCATCCTATAAAGGTTAGAACAATTTCTTCTGAACTGCACAGTTATCCTCTTTCAGCAACAGGGGCTGTGGGAAAATAACACTCAGACGTCGCCGATAATAAGTAAGGAGAGTTCCGGCCATGCAACGACTAGTCAGGGATCGATGGCCTCTGGCAGGGCGATAAATGCGTCAAATCAGACCACGAATCAATCGAGGCTTGTTTACAtgaatgagaaagaaaagcAGAAGCCTCACCGTCCGGAACCACCGAGAATAAATAGGCAGCACAGAGGTAATTTTTGAAGGATCGTGATCAATATAGATAGACCATCAATTTGCTGCGGAAAGATCAGTATTCATCTCTCTTGGTAATGTAATACACACATACAACTCgctttgtaaatattttcaatactcaTTTTTGTTAGTGTAAATATTCTGTATTCTTCTGTTTTGATTAGCATTGGTAGcacatttatattcaaagaaaaaatgatcctcaattttgattttcctCTCACTTAGCAGATAATTACTTGGCACAAAGATATTTCGTTTGATTAGTTACATAAATCCCATTTCATCCTTAGGATTTCGGGAATTATTTTGCACAGTATTAAAACGTAGTTCTTATTTACATATCAGCATGAGCGtatgtacgtgtattatatattttattgactCTTTCTACCATGCGTTGAATGCTCTTCTTGCGAATACGTAACCCACGGCAGTaagttgaagttttttttattcctttagttgatttaatttacttattgtaacgtgaaaatgtttctttctttgttttcttggtttttttttttttatttgttttttatctcGTAAAACACGTTGAAATCTGAAGCGGTCGTGCCATGCAGACACCATTGCTTTCTGTCAGAGGTACCGGATGTCAGGCGAATGGAACAGGCTCTCCTCCATCTGCTTGAAGATTTTCATAGTGGAAACTTGAGAGCTTTTGGTAAGAACAAAGCGTCGACATTAGAAATCAGTATAATAGAAAAAGTTTTAGACCTAACAGCTGATTATGAATGTATACAGGGTGAGTTTTTTATCTTGAGACATCAAAATATCTCAAGAAATACGCATTGTACAAAGAAATGTTCGAGACTAAAACTGTTTGATTTTGATGGGGAAAACTAACCCCGTAAAATTCTACCCTCCACCCCAACCCCTGAGGGCGTGAGGGGTAGTAACTTTGAAATCTTAAATGGAAAccactatttttttattgcagatTCAAATTGTCCATAAGAAAATACATgagttttatttaaaatttttctttcgatcgGAAACAGATGGCGctgtaattattaaaaatcaaatttttcatgtaGTAGTACGCGTTAAACGATTCCAAGAGTACAATTTGGAAACTATCGGGTTGCTTGTTTTTGAGTGATCTTTCACATCACGTTCTCAAAATGGTGACCTTACACTTCGATGCATTTGTTGATCCGCGCTTCGAATGATTGTACACAACTGAGAAGTGTCTCTGGTGTTATTTTCGCACAAGCATTTTTGATTCGCTGAATCATGTTCTCATGAGTCGTTGGCACTTCTTGGCCTGCCAGATCACCAGACCTTACGTCAccggatttttatttgtggggttatttaaataacaccAGAGACACTTCTCAGTTGTGTACAATCATTCGAAGCGCGGATCAACAAATGCATCGAAGTGTAAGGTCACCATTTTGAGAACGTGATGTGAAAGATCACTCAAAAACAAGCAACCCGATAGTTTCCGAATCGTACTCTTGGAACCGTTTAACACGTACTACTTCAtgaaagatttgatttttaataatttcagcGCCATCTGTATccgatcgaaaaaaaaattttgaataaaacttgTATATTTTCTCATGGACAATTTGAatctgcaataaaaaaatagtggTTTCCATTTAAGATTTCAAAGTTACTACCCCTCACGCCCTCAGGGGTTGGGGTGGAGGGTTGAATTTTAAGGGGTTAGTTTTCCCCATCAAAATCAAACAGTTTTAGTCTCTAACATTTCTTTGTACAATGCGTATTTCTTGAGATATCTTGATGTCTCAAGATAAAAAGctcaccctgtatatatatatatatatatatatatttctgttTCAATCACTGGAAACTTGTCCTATGAATGCTAGTACAATTTGGGTTAGCTTAAGCCTTAAGTAAAAGTACTTTAAAGTTAAATTCTCTTTTGAACATTTTTGTATTTCCATTGaacgaattcaaaatcacggtttgagaaaaaaaaaaaaatattccgataGGCAAAGACTGCAGTATGGAGCAGATGACTGAGATAAGGGAGCAGCAGGAACGATTGGCTCGACTTCATTTTGAATTGGGTCAGAGACAAGAGACTGGGACTTCAGTCAACGGCGAGCAATCAGGCCTCAGGCAGTCCACAGCGAACATGCGGCACTTGCTTCATCGTTTGCAGCAGCTCAGCGTTTGCATAGAAAAATTACAcagcaaataattgattgcCAGTGGATCAATGTCAATTTATATGTCCATTTAGCTAATTCCAATTATTCGttttcactttcaattttccttaatttttgtagagaattttccatttccaCTGTCTCATTGCGCCATGGTTGTTTGTACACGTCTGAACAGAAAAATGCGGGACGGTTATGTTCGTTGTTTCGTAACTAGATAGAAATTTtgataacgatttttcaaggGATCCGTGTGAGTCAATTTGACGAATGGAGTAAAACATGGATCGAATTAATAATGACTTGTGATTATATGCTCAGATATAGTACAACTACCGAATACTTATACCAACACAAAAAcgtttaaacaaaaaaacatttcagGTTGAAACCTGTCCGAAGTAGCTCAAGTCGATCGTATTGTAACTTACATTTTTATCATATATCCCTTATAGTAGATCTCGTAGTATAGAGATATGATTTACGCACTtatgtatagaaaaaaaaactttttatgTACGTATGCTGTTCGGTATGCACGTATGTGTACAATTTgttgacaaaatttattaaaaatagttgaaaatcaTGATCCGAATTATTTGTGTTACCTTCACGCATATCAAGATTGAGTATGCAGTATCAGtgtgacagatttttttttctaccgttgAAGGGCTCCGCCGATTAGTAAATTCTACACTAAACACGTCTTAAATTATGTCAAGCTGCAAACAAGACGTAGTTGGCTTCTTCGAAGAGCCAACGACGTACAAACATGATTTCACCAATTATCCACCGCAGAAACCGAGAGTGAGTTGAATTCGGAGATGCCACGCTTTGATTCGTTCATTTTCACGTCATACATTCATTTCACATTCATTTGCGCCCATAATTTTACAGTTGTTGCAATTATATCGAGAGAGCAATCAGTCCATATATTAATTCAAAAGAAtggaatttattattattagtcgAACATTTCTTGCacttgaagaatttttctgaattttgtaGGTCCTTAAACTCTGAACACTGTAAGATTTTCGCACAATTTCGTTAAAAGTACTTAATTTGTAACTTTATCCACACATGGATCAAACAAATTTCCATGAGATTcttcaaaaactttttaaatcCTTTAAAACCTGTCTGAAATTACATGAAATTCGGTAAACTATCGTGAGATTATTGGCAATctctaaaaaatttgaaatctttgaaatcacATTAAGTCTTGAAATTCCTTCAAATCTAATGAAGTGAATCCTTGAATCTCATAAAGTCTTTTGGATTCTCTgaacttttttgaaattgcGCAATCTGGAAATCTGGTGTTCAACTTTTTTGACGAGCGGGTATCTCGTGCTTTCTACTAGGAAATAATGAAGCCGGAACGTCGAATAGACTATTTTATTCCACTGCCGATTCAAAATCCAGCACGATTACCCCGCACATTAACGAGCAACGACACGCTCCAGCAACTAGATTACAAATCGCGACTTCCTTTCGACGCGATGCTGAGACCCAAAGAGATAGTGGGTTCAGATCCGAAGGAACCGTTTTGTGTCAAAAATATACCGGATGATGGAACGGAGGAAGTAATCAAGTAACGATCAGAAGATCGTGCCAGGGATCAAAGGCCTTCCACTGAAGTCGGTGAAAGTGATCAAATCGGTCATTTGTCTTTGTAAAGTGTTGAAAACAGTCATTGTAAAAATGACGATACGATTAGTTAtatctttacattttttagGATTGCTCATACCGAAATGTAAGAACAGTTCTTATCTTGAACATTATCTTGAACAGAAATTCTAAGTAATCATCGAAGGaacgaaaatctgtaattcccttggagaaaattttttagtgtAAAATAGAAGAGTCGCGAAATTTTTAGAATACTTTGTCCGgtcggaaaatatttttggatataaagaatttgaaaatttatgcaaTGCAATATTCTAAGTTTCGACAAAGggttcaatattattttttttattgtatacTAATGGCCCAAAAAGCAGggaaaatcgaaatttctgCATCGACTGGAGATTTTCGGAAAGCTGGAAAAAATCTATTTCGAGATTTCAGTCGACATTATGAACACAATTAAACCCCAGAAgtagaatttttgtttctggAAACTTCAAGAAATTAGGAAATCTGATCTAATGATTTAGGAAAGTCtacattgaatatttttggctTGCTTTTTGCTATTTGAATTTTGTCAATTATCATTAGGACAATTTATTTGAACTAGTTAAAGTGGAAGGCCAATATTTAGGTGATCATGGCAATTGAACAGCACTAAAAAATCCCCAGGACGAGACCTAGGCAGTATGTAAGTCCCGGAATAAGTCTGGATAACGTTGATGACCGGCAAACGAGAAAACTCATGATAGATTTCACGTACATGACGACAACCGGTCGAGCCTCTAAAGAAGCATGGTCGGAATTCCGTCCCAACGAAAAGCTGTGTCTGCCGAATACAGTgttcgaaaaaaatgtcaatccAGTAAGTTGTATCCTAAATTATGGGAAGAATTCTGTGTCacatcgttttatttttttcgacaattcTTTACCTCACGAGGATTCGATttgttatgtttttttttcagatatgaTGTTTATTTTCAGTCTTTCGCATTTTCAGAacgtgaaaaacttttttactgCTGGAATTCACCCagaaataatgataaatgaCGATGTATTAAAGTatctaatatttttcaaaatcgtatTCGGTataaacgatttgaaaacgaattgattcttctttttgattctttaaaatctttttcagTGATTGACAATTAGttgtttttaattcaattttataacgaTTGAAACTAAATATTTAGTCTGAAACTCATTTTTATGCAACCGGTATAAATCCTGttcttttcaaagtttcacatttatattaatttgaaagaaaagaacccgttttacaatatttcgtGTCCAATGTTAAAATATCTAAACATTGTCATAtcggataatttttatagatatttgTTCAAAGctatcaattatttcaacacTTTTCCTACTGactcttccttttttttacataaaatactGGAATTTTACATTGCAGGTGAAAGTTGACTGGCTAGTTTGTAAGATTTCCATCGCAATTGCAACATTCAAGAATAATTGATGATCAGTGTTTTATCAAAATGAACGAAATTCTCCaaatagtgaaaattttaGACGTTGCGTATTTTCTACACCAATCGTTTTGccattattttctattccttGCTAGCTAGCGCTACGTTCAGAGCTTCCCCCTAATATTCCAGAAGACTTTCTAAACGAGGCAATAAAATCGAACTATTCACGAGAGCCATACAATGTCGACTTGACTTCCAAGTTCTGGAAGGATAGAAGAAGCGTCAAGTGGGTAATTTtccaaagagaaaaaaatgttgaattgaatttttaattgcagATTCGACAGAAAGCAATCAACTTTAtcatatttgaataattttttccaaactgTTTAATTTAATATGTTTGTATTCCGTGTGGTGTTTTTTTTGgcatagtttttgaatctgaaaataataggTTCAAGTTTTAATCGGTTAATAAGTTGAAAATTGCCATTTTCTTAGGTTGAAAGAGCTAGTTCAACCTTTAATATAAAAGATCCATATAAAATATTCcagattaaaatattttttaccgctttacaaagaaatttcatcctcaaaaaaaatctgaatctTGTAGAGAATTtctgatgtaaaaaatttgaattcatcaACTATTTAAATACATTTCGATTGATTATTCTCAGTGCTATCATGCAGCTGTGTATCTAGTTCGAGATTAAAACGTCGAATCAAATCCCATGATCATTAGCTCTGAGAAAATGACGGCGGAGTTTATAAGTAAGGAGGAAAAGGAGAAGGTACGGAATTTAATAAAGGACAATAAGCTGCGATTACCTTATGACAAAATGCCATTGTCATACGGAGGATTCAGACCACGATTCGCCATGAACGTGCCATTAGAAGCCAAGGAATTATCCTCGCTAGATCCGAATCTGAGCGTTACCAAAGCAATTGACGCGTGAGTTTAGatataatcgaaaaaattactCTGGGATTTACAAAAGAGCGGACCAATTTCACTGTGTGTAATAGTATATTATTTAACAAGGGCGTAAAGTCGAAGATTATTCCCGAGGGTGGGTTTACTGCCCGCGGGAAGCGATTAATCACCCAAGGGAATAGTCAACTTTTATTCCTATGTTACATATAAGACTTTATTTCTAACTCAACTTTGGCcgcaatatttatttgaaaattgaaactttttcattcgGCACATATCAGGGAAAAATATGCCACTTATGTCCCGCttttgaggtaaaaaaaagttaactttatggttgagtcgggaataaaagccgtattttcaatgtttcctACTATTTTTCGgtgttttttaattatgaaaTGAGTGATTAAGTGCTTAAAGTTGACAACACAAGTCGAGCCTATTTGTTTTGTCGAATGGTTTTAAATCCGCTTCATAATTTTTGCAGCTGTTTTACAGTTTCAGAGAATGgtatgataattatttttttttcttctctgctGTTCATTTTAGGAGGCTTGCTGCCGATCCCAGATCTTGAATACAGTTTATACGAAGTCACGAAATTTCAACAAAGCATATatcactttttatttatttaatacgTTTAACTAAATAATAACGCTACAATAGGCGGTATTTATATAACATAATCACCACTGGGGTAAAATCTAATAtacaaattcaataaatacaATGCGTAAATTAAATCTCAGGTGcctgtaaaattaaataagtaaattcgttgttccttcattttttggttttcttttgattttgCACCCCTCTAGATTTTTggttttcattcgattttgcAGCAGAAATAAAAGATtctaattgtgaaaaattagaaaattttccataaagtctgtttcattttcaccttttttcattctgtttattttatccttgaaattggcaatttttattccagtCTTTATCCGAAACGAGAGATTTGAGCTCCAATTAGCGAGTACAAAGgactcaattttttattaactaAGGTGCAAAAAACCTCAAACTTTCATCatcgaattataattttcatattttcaaccgTAATTCGATCTTCACCCGGATTTGCCATggtttatttcttcattattgattaataatgaaaatcgtcaaagaaaaaattccacGTTTAAGACAAGATATTTTTGTAAACTTTCGCATGCTTATATTCTGATCAAAAATCataacttttcaataaaatattacgattttatttaaacaatcagCATGAAGAATTATCACCCTGGATATCCCGAGATAGAGTTTACATAATTCACCGTTATTAGATTTTAAAATTAGTTATAGTAAAGTTTAAAGCCGTTGGGAGATTATTATTGAATGCTGCGTTATTGTGTGAATGCTGCGTTATTGTGTGAATGCTGCGAATCTTACGAATTAAAGGGTGAAAGACATCGAGAGCGCCTTAGCTGCTCGGGATCTAACGATACTCTCGGTGTCCCTCAGAAGCTGCAAAAGTCGCTGAACATCATCCGGTTCTGGAGGTTTCAGAAAGCCAAGAATGAGAGCCGACGTTGATCTGACGTTCGGATTCTCAGATCTAGAATATCCTCTACTGACTGAGCTTCTGGGAAAATAAAGTTACTGTTTTCATTgcaagttaaaaaaaaaaaaaaaaatatgaagaatcTATCAAACACGGCGAATCAAATGTGgcgaaatatttatttgatccAAAATAAATAGGGTTTCACATAATAACCCAAATTATGATTCTGATCACTTGTTTGTTGAATCAAATGATATTGCTTTGAATCAAAGAAACATTCATTTCACCATATATAATCGCCATATTTGATAAATACAACAAATCTTTTTTATGTCTGACGAATCGTGTGAATTTGAGATAACAACGAGTCATTTCATTGATCATCTTGAATATGTTCCGAATGTTTTTACTActattcattttcagaaactttttgccaaatattttgttatttaattCACGAATTCTTGTAGCCTGAAGAAATTTCAGATTATCGAAcagttcgaatttttttatattcgaaacacgtaagttttttttatttaattttacaattctgATGTAAgatatgaatgaaataaaaatattcgaattcaagcttatatatatatacatgtatgtatacgttctgaaagtttttcatatttgatctcattgaatttttcacgtttgaaaataacaacagccaataaataaaatataaattggAAAAAGATTTTCTTATAAGCCATTGATAAATTCTATGAAGAGTTATTACCAGAAAAAA is part of the Neodiprion virginianus isolate iyNeoVirg1 chromosome 5, iyNeoVirg1.1, whole genome shotgun sequence genome and encodes:
- the LOC124305086 gene encoding coiled-coil domain-containing protein 28A isoform X1, with protein sequence MNIEGSGCGELQQLVQEEEGEEPPSRGAEVTPPSTPAKSNRQSKNDPQNVHISQQGLWENNTQTSPIISKESSGHATTSQGSMASGRAINASNQTTNQSRLVYMNEKEKQKPHRPEPPRINRQHRAVVPCRHHCFLSEVPDVRRMEQALLHLLEDFHSGNLRAFGKDCSMEQMTEIREQQERLARLHFELGQRQETGTSVNGEQSGLRQSTANMRHLLHRLQQLSVCIEKLHSK
- the LOC124305086 gene encoding coiled-coil domain-containing protein 28A isoform X2 — protein: MNIEGSGCGELQQLVQEEEGEEPPSRGAEVTPPSTPAKSNRQSKNDPQNVHISQQGLWENNTQTSPIISKESSGHATTSQGSMASGRAINASNQTTNQSRLVYMNEKEKQKPHRPEPPRINRQHREVPDVRRMEQALLHLLEDFHSGNLRAFGKDCSMEQMTEIREQQERLARLHFELGQRQETGTSVNGEQSGLRQSTANMRHLLHRLQQLSVCIEKLHSK
- the LOC124305086 gene encoding uncharacterized protein LOC124305086 isoform X3, with translation MNIEGSGCGELQQLVQEEEGEEPPSRGAEVTPPSTPAKSNRQSKNDPQNVHISQQGLWENNTQTSPIISKESSGHATTSQGSMASGRAINASNQTTNQSRLVYMNEKEKQKPHRPEPPRINRQHRGKDCSMEQMTEIREQQERLARLHFELGQRQETGTSVNGEQSGLRQSTANMRHLLHRLQQLSVCIEKLHSK